A portion of the Microlunatus phosphovorus NM-1 genome contains these proteins:
- a CDS encoding fibronectin type III domain-containing protein produces MTDPIVSIDLDHVAVEPGGQASVTVTVRNPGTIVEGYQIEVVGEGVSQWADVLPPEVSVYPQQEATAVIVFSPPGGTGAPGGTWPFGIRVRSTEDADASAVAEGDLEIGKVFGLQAKLLPVNSSGRWNGRHVIQITNWGNSPVTLKLSATDADQALGFMIRPDVVELPLGGTATARLWAKTKSPTLRGTATRIPFTVAGERQGAPPPQAPPTPYGGSLDRPTVDGAFNQKPILTKTSVMVAVLALLGIGGGVAWLLTHPLVEESTFAELGPPPAPAAVKVDALGPESLRVGWAAVPDVTAYTVVEVLADGSRTGSKDVTATDNALTFEGLKPATEVCYAVQAKRDKLLGPFSEKECGTTAALAASPSPTDGGSGSPSESASTGDPGSPSESGEPSQEPTSATSTGPGNVPVNPSKVPTGAATTANPDFKGKWFAADFWDPNVSIFDPADRLAKLQAVDKRAGIVSSDLYPQITLNLQATNWVLFIGPFDTRAEAEAACPTVKKVQPGCLSIQLDP; encoded by the coding sequence GTGACCGACCCCATCGTCTCGATCGATCTCGACCATGTGGCGGTCGAGCCCGGCGGTCAGGCTTCGGTGACTGTGACGGTCAGGAATCCCGGCACGATTGTCGAGGGCTATCAGATCGAGGTCGTGGGCGAGGGAGTCTCCCAGTGGGCTGATGTGCTGCCTCCCGAGGTCTCGGTCTATCCGCAGCAGGAAGCCACCGCGGTGATTGTGTTCAGCCCACCCGGCGGGACAGGGGCGCCCGGCGGCACCTGGCCGTTCGGGATCCGCGTGCGGTCGACCGAGGACGCCGATGCCAGCGCGGTGGCGGAGGGCGACCTGGAGATCGGCAAGGTCTTCGGCCTGCAGGCCAAGCTGCTGCCGGTGAATTCCTCCGGCCGGTGGAACGGGCGCCACGTCATTCAGATCACCAACTGGGGCAATTCGCCGGTGACCTTGAAGCTCTCCGCCACTGATGCCGACCAGGCGCTCGGTTTCATGATCCGACCGGACGTGGTCGAGTTGCCCCTCGGCGGCACGGCGACCGCTCGGCTCTGGGCGAAGACGAAGTCGCCGACGTTGCGTGGCACTGCGACCCGGATCCCGTTCACGGTCGCCGGCGAGCGCCAGGGTGCGCCGCCTCCGCAGGCCCCGCCGACACCGTACGGAGGGAGTCTCGATCGGCCGACCGTCGATGGCGCGTTCAACCAGAAGCCGATCCTCACCAAGACCTCCGTGATGGTCGCTGTGCTCGCTTTGCTGGGCATCGGTGGTGGGGTGGCCTGGCTGCTGACCCACCCGCTGGTCGAGGAGTCGACGTTCGCCGAACTCGGTCCGCCTCCCGCGCCCGCGGCGGTCAAGGTCGACGCGCTGGGGCCGGAATCATTGCGGGTCGGTTGGGCTGCGGTGCCTGACGTCACGGCCTACACCGTGGTCGAGGTGCTTGCCGACGGCAGCCGCACTGGGTCGAAGGACGTCACGGCGACTGACAATGCCCTGACATTCGAGGGGTTGAAGCCGGCTACTGAGGTCTGCTACGCCGTGCAGGCAAAAAGGGACAAATTGCTGGGGCCGTTCTCCGAGAAGGAATGCGGGACGACGGCCGCGTTGGCTGCCAGCCCGTCACCGACGGATGGCGGCTCCGGGTCGCCCTCGGAGTCAGCGTCGACCGGGGATCCTGGCTCTCCGTCGGAGAGTGGCGAGCCGTCGCAGGAACCGACCTCCGCCACCAGCACAGGTCCCGGCAACGTGCCGGTCAATCCCAGCAAGGTCCCGACCGGTGCCGCGACGACGGCGAATCCCGACTTCAAAGGCAAGTGGTTTGCCGCAGACTTCTGGGATCCCAACGTGTCCATCTTCGACCCGGCGGACCGGCTCGCCAAGTTGCAGGCTGTCGACAAGCGGGCCGGGATTGTGTCGAGTGATCTCTATCCGCAGATAACGCTCAACCTCCAGGCCACCAATTGGGTGCTCTTCATCGGCCCGTTTGACACCAGAGCCGAGGCCGAAGCCGCATGTCCCACCGTCAAGAAGGTCCAGCCGGGCTGCCTTTCGATCCAGCTTGATCCCTGA